A stretch of DNA from Myxococcota bacterium:
AAGAACTGCAGGAACGGCGCCGGCAGGTCCGGGATGCTCGTTGCGCCCTGGGCGCTCGAGAAGATCTCCGGATTCCGGCTCGCCTCGCAGACGTCGGCATGTCGCGTGACCGCCCAATACCCCGGGCCCTGCTCGACGAGTCCCCCCGGCGGTACCCGCTCCTCGTGGAACGACATCGGGCGGTCGCGGCGCAGGGTCAGGAAGGCCCCCTCGCGTTCCACGAGGGGCCGGACCCAGAACTCCGGGTCCGAGAGGTCGATGTCGTCGAGGGCGAGGATCTCTTCGGGCTGCATGGGGCGGGAGCATACCGCCCGGCTCGCCGGATCGGAGTGCGCCCGAAAACGCACAGCGGGCCCGGAGGTTCCCCCCCGAGCCCGCTGGATTCGTCTCGAAACCGACTCTTCTCGAAGAACCGGCTGGGGCCTACTTCCCTGCCCAGTTCGGCGGACGCTTCTCGGCGAAGGCCTTCGGACCTTCCTTCGCGTCCTCGCTGGTGAAGACCTGGGCCAGCGCCGGAGCCTGGAGCTTCCAGAACTCCTCTTCCGTGACGCCCATGCTCTCGCGCACCAGCTGCTTCGACGCGGCCACGGCGAGGGGCGCGTTCTGCGCGACCCGCTCGGCCAGGGCCAGGGCCTCATCGACGGCCTTGCCGGGTTCGGCGAGGCGCGACACCAGGCCGTACTCGAAGGCCTTCTCCGCCGGAATCGGATCCGAAGTGATCGCCATCTCCATGGCGACGCCATAGGGAACCCGACGCGGCAGGCGCATCAAGCCGCCGCCCGCGGCGAACAGGCCGACGTTCACCTCCGGAATCCCGAGGCGGACGCCCTTCGCGGCGACCAGCAGGTCGCAGGTGAGCGCCACTTCGAGCCCGCCCGCCAGAGCGAAGCCTTCGATCGCGGCGATCAGCGGCTTCTTGCTGCCCTGCTCGAGGAAGGTGTTGAAGCCTTTGGGCGGACCTTCCTTCGCAAAGGCCTTCAGGTCCATGCCCGAGCAGAAGCCGCGACCGGCACCCGTCAGGACACCGGCCGTCAGGCCCGGGTCGCTGTCGAGCTTCTCGACCGCCGCGTTGAGCCCTTCTGCGAGCGCGGTGTTCACCGCGTTCATGGCATCGGGCCGGTTCAGGGTGATCAGGAGCACGCGCCCCCGAACTTCGGTGAGAACTGCATCGCTCATCGGATCTGCCTCACTTCGGGGGCATGCGGATGCCGCCGTCCACGCGCACGACCTCCGCATTCATGTAGGGATTGGTGATCAGCTCGGCGACCATCGACGCCAGCTCGTCGGCATAGCCCAGCCGCTTCGGGAAGAGCACGCTCTGACCGAGGCGCGCCTTGAACTGGTCGCTGCCCTCGCCGGAGCCGTAGATCGGGGTGTCGATCAGGCCCGGAGCGATCGTGTTGACGCGCACGCCCACGGCCGCGAGGTCGCGTGCGATCGGCAACGTCATGCCGACCACACCGCCCTTCGACGCCGAGTAGGCCGCCTGGCCGATCTGTCCGTCGAACGCTGCGACCGAGGTGAGGTTCACGACGGCGCCGCGCTGGCCGTCGCCATCGATCGGGTCGGTCTTCGACATCGCCGCGGCGGCGAGCCGCAGGCAGTTGAAGGAACCCACCAGGTTCACGCGCACCACGAACTCGAAGCGATCGAGCGGGTGGGGCTCGCCCTCCCGGTTCACGGTGCGGCCCGCGAAGCCGATCCCGGCCGCGTTCACGAGCGAGCGGAGGGGGCCCATCGCGCTCGCCGCGTCGACGGCCGCCTGAACCTGAGCCTCGTCGGCGATGTCCGCCTTCACGAACTCACCCTTGATCTCGCTCGCGGTCTCCTTGCCGGCTTCCTCGTTGAGGTCCACGACGACGACCTTGGCGCCGAGCGCTGCCAGGCGCTTCGCGCTGGCCTGGCCGATGCCCGACGCGCCGCCGGTCACGATCGACGACGTCTGATTCAGATCCATGCTCACAGGGACTCCTTTGCCGCTGCGCAGCGCCAACGCGCGTCCTCGGACGGTCCAACCGGTCTCGAGGCGGCGGTCGCTTCGTCAGCCTTGGGGGGTAGCCGGATCGTCAGGAGATCCGGTGGCCGCAGTGCGGCGCGGCCGGAAGCTAATCCAACCCAGCGGGCGACGCGAGCGAGCCGAGCGGTCCGCAAGCTCGCGGAAGGCGACGCTAGTCGCTGCGCAGCGGGTGTGGCTTGCCGAACAGCCAGCCCTGACCGAACTCGATCCCGAGGCGACCCAGGGTCTCGAGCTCTTCCAAGGTGTCGAGGCCCTCGCCGATGATGCGTGCGCCGATGCGGTCGGCCAGCGACTGCAGAGCGCGCAGCAGGTGCTGGCGACCCGGATCCTGGTCGATCCCCGCGACGAAGGCGCGATCGACCTTGATGAAGTCGGGTGCCAGTTCCATCACCGATTCGAGACTCGCGTAGCCGGCGCCCGTGTCGTCGAGCGCGATCTGGAAGCCGAGCTTGCGGTAGTAGTCGCGCACCTCGCGGAAGATCTCGAAGTTCCCGATCGATTCCTGTTCGGACACTTCGAGGACCACGTCGGAGGGCGACAGCTGACAGCGCGCCAAGGTCGTCTCCAGCACTTCGGCCCGAAAGCTCGGGTCGTGGATCGTGGTCGGTCGCACGTTCAGGAAGAGCTTGGCGCCACCCGGCAGATCACGCGCACCGTCGAGACCGCTCTGCCGACACAGACAGTCGAGCTGGAAGACCAGATCCTGCTCCGACGCCATCGCGAACAGACGCGCCGGCGAATGCAGCTCGGTTCCCTCCGGCCCCCGCGCCAGTGCCTCATAGCCGAACACGGTGCGCGTGGTGACGTCGACGATCGGCTCGTACACCGAGTAGATCTGCCCTTCGAGCACGAGATCGAAGAGCTGCTTCCGCCGCCGTCGCTGTTCCAGGCGCGACACCAGGTCGATGTGTTCCCGCGCGTCTTCGAGG
This window harbors:
- a CDS encoding EAL domain-containing protein → MDERPESGAERASRLRGLGEDLPRMAERFEDDGALAVLLVDAQSLSEIEPLYGGAALQEAMGNLANLVEELIGGFLEVSDLVVAGETGREEIAVLLFRGSDDVDFYKREVERARRVLGEGLERRGHRAGYPYLRKLPPLWVGVGTALRNPTIRAELQIRRALEDAREHIDLVSRLEQRRRRKQLFDLVLEGQIYSVYEPIVDVTTRTVFGYEALARGPEGTELHSPARLFAMASEQDLVFQLDCLCRQSGLDGARDLPGGAKLFLNVRPTTIHDPSFRAEVLETTLARCQLSPSDVVLEVSEQESIGNFEIFREVRDYYRKLGFQIALDDTGAGYASLESVMELAPDFIKVDRAFVAGIDQDPGRQHLLRALQSLADRIGARIIGEGLDTLEELETLGRLGIEFGQGWLFGKPHPLRSD
- a CDS encoding crotonase/enoyl-CoA hydratase family protein, encoding MSDAVLTEVRGRVLLITLNRPDAMNAVNTALAEGLNAAVEKLDSDPGLTAGVLTGAGRGFCSGMDLKAFAKEGPPKGFNTFLEQGSKKPLIAAIEGFALAGGLEVALTCDLLVAAKGVRLGIPEVNVGLFAAGGGLMRLPRRVPYGVAMEMAITSDPIPAEKAFEYGLVSRLAEPGKAVDEALALAERVAQNAPLAVAASKQLVRESMGVTEEEFWKLQAPALAQVFTSEDAKEGPKAFAEKRPPNWAGK
- a CDS encoding SDR family NAD(P)-dependent oxidoreductase, with product MDLNQTSSIVTGGASGIGQASAKRLAALGAKVVVVDLNEEAGKETASEIKGEFVKADIADEAQVQAAVDAASAMGPLRSLVNAAGIGFAGRTVNREGEPHPLDRFEFVVRVNLVGSFNCLRLAAAAMSKTDPIDGDGQRGAVVNLTSVAAFDGQIGQAAYSASKGGVVGMTLPIARDLAAVGVRVNTIAPGLIDTPIYGSGEGSDQFKARLGQSVLFPKRLGYADELASMVAELITNPYMNAEVVRVDGGIRMPPK